In a single window of the Methanofastidiosum sp. genome:
- a CDS encoding HU family DNA-binding protein, whose product MNKAELIDVIAKKSGFTKKDSEKFLNTFIEVIFDAARKGESVRLPRFGTFKVVTRKERTARNPRTGELVKVPQTKLLRFSPSLELRSL is encoded by the coding sequence ATGAACAAGGCAGAGTTGATTGACGTAATTGCTAAAAAGAGTGGATTTACCAAAAAGGATTCAGAGAAGTTCCTCAACACCTTCATTGAAGTCATATTTGATGCCGCAAGGAAAGGTGAATCTGTCAGACTTCCTCGTTTTGGAACGTTTAAGGTGGTAACAAGAAAGGAAAGAACTGCCAGGAATCCACGGACTGGAGAACTCGTAAAGGTGCCTCAGACAAAGTTACTACGATTTTCCCCTTCTTTAGAGTTACGCTCTCTGTAA